The Shewanella sp. NFH-SH190041 genome has a window encoding:
- a CDS encoding cation:proton antiporter, producing MVEQLTAMLALVGVLSIFCQWLGWKTHLPAILPLLVCGLAVGPGLGLLNPDALFGELLFPIISLGVAIILFEGALTLNFKEIRDHGQMVVHLVTIGMLVTWVTISLACYLLMGFAPGLAMLFGALVVVTGPTVIVPMVRSIRPAANLGSILRWEGIVIDPIGALLAVLVYEYWVAVNDPATHVLQALGLTLLVGLGLGCLAGWLMGQVLHRRLIPHYLRNTAVLTLMLGVFVFSNAVEEESGLLTVTVMGIWLANMRGLDISDIIEFKETLTVLMISALFILLAARLDSHALLSLGWGGIGVLLVVLFIARPLSVWISGIGTRLSCKEKWFLSWMSPRGIVAAAVSSLFAIKLQDKGVPGADLIVPLVFAVIIGTVVIQSLTASRWAKFLGVQMNSPQGLLIFGASAFPRALAKLLNQRGIRVLLADTNWNNIRLARMENIPVYFGNPASEHAENHLDLTDIGRVLVMSPYRKLNPLVNFYYQEVFGDDKVYGLNNIDVRSARLQLSEAYLRSLCLFAPGISYAKLASLMAKGAAVKSTQITTSFSMQDFRQRYGDDALILAVIQEGKLSVMTSGASLPAGEYDLISLIPATDADREASVSDEPLGSVISDDIAN from the coding sequence ATGGTAGAGCAGTTAACTGCGATGCTGGCCCTGGTGGGGGTGTTGTCAATATTCTGTCAATGGTTGGGGTGGAAAACGCACCTACCAGCCATTTTGCCCTTATTAGTCTGCGGCTTGGCTGTAGGGCCTGGACTTGGGTTATTAAACCCGGATGCGTTGTTTGGGGAATTATTATTTCCCATTATTTCGCTTGGGGTTGCCATCATCTTATTTGAAGGGGCTTTAACCCTGAATTTCAAAGAGATCCGCGATCATGGCCAGATGGTGGTGCACCTAGTCACCATCGGAATGTTGGTCACTTGGGTCACCATATCATTGGCATGTTATCTGTTAATGGGGTTTGCGCCGGGGCTCGCAATGCTATTTGGTGCCTTGGTCGTGGTCACCGGTCCGACGGTTATTGTGCCCATGGTGCGCAGTATCCGCCCTGCGGCCAATCTTGGCAGTATTTTACGTTGGGAAGGGATAGTGATTGATCCCATTGGGGCGCTGCTGGCGGTACTGGTATATGAGTATTGGGTGGCAGTGAATGATCCCGCTACCCATGTGTTGCAAGCATTGGGGTTAACCCTATTAGTTGGATTAGGGCTGGGATGTTTAGCCGGGTGGCTGATGGGGCAGGTATTGCATCGCCGGCTGATCCCCCATTATTTGCGCAATACCGCAGTGCTGACATTGATGCTGGGCGTATTTGTCTTTTCTAATGCCGTAGAGGAAGAGTCAGGTTTGCTGACTGTGACAGTGATGGGTATTTGGTTGGCGAATATGCGCGGACTGGATATTTCCGACATTATTGAATTTAAAGAAACGCTGACAGTGCTGATGATTTCGGCTCTGTTTATTTTGCTGGCGGCCCGTCTGGATTCCCATGCCTTGCTAAGTTTGGGGTGGGGCGGTATCGGGGTACTGCTGGTGGTACTATTTATTGCCCGGCCTCTGAGTGTTTGGATAAGCGGTATTGGTACCCGGTTAAGTTGTAAAGAAAAATGGTTTCTCAGTTGGATGTCACCAAGGGGGATTGTTGCCGCCGCCGTGTCATCACTGTTTGCCATTAAATTGCAGGATAAAGGCGTGCCGGGTGCCGATCTTATTGTACCTTTGGTGTTTGCCGTGATTATCGGCACAGTGGTTATTCAGAGCTTAACGGCATCACGCTGGGCTAAATTTTTGGGGGTGCAGATGAACTCACCCCAAGGGTTATTAATTTTTGGCGCATCAGCTTTTCCCCGGGCGTTAGCAAAATTGCTTAATCAGCGTGGTATTCGGGTGCTATTGGCCGATACTAACTGGAATAATATCCGTTTAGCACGCATGGAAAATATTCCTGTCTATTTCGGTAATCCGGCTTCCGAGCATGCGGAAAACCATTTGGATTTAACTGATATTGGTCGAGTATTGGTGATGTCTCCTTACCGTAAACTTAACCCACTGGTAAATTTCTATTATCAGGAAGTGTTTGGTGATGACAAAGTTTATGGTTTAAATAATATTGATGTACGTAGTGCAAGATTACAGCTGTCAGAGGCGTATTTGCGGAGTTTGTGCCTATTTGCGCCGGGTATTTCTTATGCAAAACTGGCCAGTTTAATGGCTAAGGGCGCCGCGGTAAAAAGTACCCAGATCACCACAAGCTTTAGCATGCAAGACTTTAGACAACGCTATGGTGATGATGCCTTAATACTGGCGGTGATACAGGAAGGCAAGTTAAGCGTGATGACGTCTGGAGCTTCATTACCTGCAGGTGAATATGACTTGATTAGCTTGATCCCGGCCACAGATGCCGACAGGGAAGCGAGTGTATCAGACGAACCCTTAGGTTCAGTAATATCCGATGACATAGCTAATTAA
- a CDS encoding MBL fold metallo-hydrolase RNA specificity domain-containing protein produces MKIIHHGAVQGVTGSCHQLFINANNSILVDCGLFQGDEAGNNDNNPLPIKFEIDTVQALIITHCYIDHVGRLPYLLAAGFNKPIYATTATVALLPMVIEDALKVGVTRNKSLIAGVMTKLKQLLIPIAYGQWFSLSLVNERNGEYPELSADEYAQARVKFKPAGHILGSAYVEIDLGKRPNNHRVVFSGDLGASYTPLLASPKSPYSADTLVIESTYGDKIHQGRRQRSKQLQQVIEKAVSDNGVVLIPAFSIGRTQELLYELENIIYKNQYDNIWKQIEIIVDSPMAANFTKYYQQFKKLWDSEARQKITQQRHPLDFDQLFTIDTHQQHLSVVNYLSNRNKPAIVIAASGMCAGGRIVNYLKQFLSDKSADVIFVGYQAQGTLGRDIQFYGPQGGYVYLDDKRIDIKAGIHSISGYSAHADQKDLLSFVKGIRHKPSSIIIVHGDSEAKQALKNKFRQLLPETNVTIGNNE; encoded by the coding sequence ATGAAAATAATCCATCACGGTGCTGTCCAAGGGGTTACGGGCTCCTGTCATCAGTTATTTATCAATGCCAATAACAGTATTTTGGTTGATTGCGGGCTGTTTCAAGGCGATGAAGCGGGTAATAACGACAATAATCCACTGCCAATAAAATTTGAAATTGACACGGTTCAGGCGCTCATTATTACTCACTGCTATATTGATCATGTTGGTCGCCTCCCTTATCTACTTGCCGCGGGATTTAACAAGCCAATTTATGCGACAACGGCTACAGTCGCGCTGTTGCCAATGGTGATCGAAGATGCACTTAAAGTTGGTGTTACTCGCAATAAAAGCCTTATTGCTGGCGTGATGACCAAGTTAAAACAGCTTTTGATACCGATAGCATATGGGCAATGGTTTTCGTTATCTTTAGTCAACGAGAGAAATGGAGAATATCCTGAATTGTCTGCAGATGAATATGCTCAAGCGCGGGTAAAATTCAAACCTGCAGGGCATATTCTAGGTTCAGCTTATGTTGAAATAGATTTAGGTAAACGCCCCAATAACCATAGGGTTGTATTTTCAGGAGATCTTGGAGCCAGTTATACTCCCTTGCTGGCATCTCCTAAGAGTCCCTATAGCGCAGATACGTTAGTTATTGAGTCCACTTATGGGGATAAAATTCATCAAGGGCGTCGGCAAAGAAGTAAACAGCTTCAACAGGTAATTGAAAAGGCTGTCAGTGATAATGGGGTTGTATTGATCCCAGCATTTAGCATTGGGCGAACACAGGAATTACTCTATGAGCTAGAAAATATTATCTATAAAAATCAGTATGATAATATATGGAAACAGATTGAAATTATTGTTGACTCTCCGATGGCCGCTAACTTTACTAAGTACTATCAACAGTTTAAAAAACTGTGGGATAGTGAGGCACGCCAAAAGATAACCCAACAACGTCATCCTCTGGATTTTGATCAGCTTTTTACCATAGACACCCATCAACAGCACTTGTCTGTGGTTAATTATTTGTCTAATAGAAATAAACCCGCCATAGTGATAGCAGCCAGTGGAATGTGTGCCGGTGGTCGCATTGTTAATTATTTAAAACAATTTTTATCTGATAAATCAGCTGATGTTATTTTTGTTGGTTATCAGGCACAAGGGACACTTGGCCGTGACATACAATTTTATGGCCCTCAAGGTGGGTATGTGTATCTGGATGATAAAAGAATTGATATTAAAGCTGGGATACATAGTATTAGTGGATATTCAGCCCATGCTGATCAGAAGGATTTATTAAGTTTTGTTAAAGGGATACGTCATAAGCCAAGTAGTATTATTATTGTTCATGGCGATAGTGAGGCGAAACAAGCACTCAAAAATAAATTTCGCCAATTATTACCCGAGACAAATGTGACAATAGGTAATAATGAGTAA
- a CDS encoding DUF4056 domain-containing protein translates to MIKFTHLLSIAILAGNMHLALAIEPPTGIRPCCAFGVDLTVAIGRLPVPFFSLNNVLSIDELGHHRYNNGDLGVIGHLLGMSDENNGLLYTRLGGFIDSAHVRDTADYTYYLYQKLWPYIGEDHSLMLSDELRQRQVVLYGTNKVLDDVSKQQQGIKIAGLIAFKLAQWHEIAQWFGLISVAGWSEFSSAFSPEDLYSNMLGARLAMQVLALEPSLDVQAFSQVFEQHFAQTLILLEVQSKAITRQYIKSLDGHWWDSKKRLPDKWILHKRDYDLSLSLSPHSAAIPLQMRLDNSQQAELRLLPADNEKAFNLLPDSLKKRPYWRDKDFQDLADFARDQDTFQRVNIDSK, encoded by the coding sequence ATGATAAAGTTTACCCATCTATTGAGTATTGCCATTTTAGCTGGGAATATGCATCTTGCTCTGGCAATTGAACCCCCTACTGGGATAAGACCTTGTTGCGCATTCGGGGTCGATCTGACAGTTGCAATCGGGCGGTTGCCGGTTCCTTTCTTCTCTTTGAATAATGTGTTGTCTATCGATGAGCTCGGGCATCATCGATATAATAACGGCGACTTAGGTGTGATTGGCCATTTATTGGGTATGTCAGATGAAAATAATGGTTTGCTCTATACCCGACTCGGTGGCTTTATTGATTCAGCCCATGTTAGAGATACCGCGGATTATACCTATTACCTTTATCAGAAACTTTGGCCTTATATTGGAGAAGATCACAGCCTGATGCTGTCAGATGAATTGAGGCAGCGCCAAGTCGTCCTGTATGGCACTAACAAAGTTTTAGATGACGTTAGCAAACAACAGCAAGGTATTAAAATTGCTGGATTGATAGCGTTTAAACTGGCGCAGTGGCATGAAATTGCACAGTGGTTTGGTTTGATATCCGTAGCCGGTTGGTCTGAATTTTCCTCAGCTTTTTCACCAGAAGATCTTTACTCCAATATGTTAGGCGCTAGATTAGCGATGCAGGTGTTGGCATTGGAACCATCTTTGGATGTACAGGCGTTTAGCCAAGTTTTTGAGCAGCATTTTGCTCAAACCTTGATATTGTTGGAAGTACAAAGTAAAGCGATAACAAGACAGTACATTAAATCTCTAGATGGACACTGGTGGGACAGTAAAAAACGCCTGCCGGATAAATGGATATTACATAAGCGAGATTATGATTTATCTTTGAGCTTGTCTCCCCATAGTGCAGCGATCCCTTTACAGATGCGGTTAGATAACAGTCAACAGGCTGAATTACGATTATTACCTGCTGATAATGAAAAGGCATTTAACCTGTTACCTGATAGTTTGAAAAAACGTCCCTATTGGCGCGATAAAGATTTTCAGGACTTGGCTGATTTTGCTCGTGATCAAGATACTTTTCAGCGAGTTAATATAGACAGTAAGTGA
- a CDS encoding NmrA family NAD(P)-binding protein yields the protein MIFVTGASGDVGQKIIKILSNENKLFAAGVRYPDKYQGIPCENIKYFDYNNIQVMVKALVDVDTLIFISGNCDTTERILQHRNIIDAANIAGVSHIIYLSFVTVLALESRFSFTRQHIDTESYLLQSGISHTIARCNWYLDNLSSALINSLQTGIYIDAAKKGKISFITKDDVAAGLAKIALNPQWQQRSYLFSSDKSYSLQDIVNCISHKSGKVIIYRPITEQDYEVALSQSGMPNYLSNAIAANTFDIENDNYDINSNDLKNILGRDLNTIENYIENLCNSNLVY from the coding sequence ATGATTTTTGTTACTGGTGCAAGTGGAGATGTTGGGCAAAAGATTATCAAAATTTTATCAAATGAAAATAAACTATTTGCTGCGGGTGTTCGTTATCCTGATAAGTATCAAGGGATACCTTGTGAGAATATAAAATACTTTGATTATAATAATATTCAAGTTATGGTCAAAGCACTTGTAGATGTGGATACATTGATTTTTATTTCAGGGAACTGTGATACAACAGAACGTATTCTGCAACATCGAAATATCATTGATGCTGCCAACATTGCCGGTGTATCTCATATCATTTATTTAAGTTTTGTCACTGTCCTTGCACTCGAATCTCGTTTTTCCTTTACAAGACAACACATTGATACTGAATCATATTTGCTGCAATCAGGTATCAGTCATACGATTGCTAGATGTAATTGGTATTTAGATAATTTATCAAGTGCTTTAATCAATAGTCTACAGACAGGGATTTATATTGATGCGGCAAAGAAAGGGAAGATCAGTTTCATTACTAAAGATGATGTTGCCGCTGGCCTTGCCAAGATTGCACTTAACCCTCAATGGCAGCAGAGGTCTTATTTGTTTTCATCTGATAAGAGTTATTCATTGCAAGATATTGTAAATTGTATTTCTCATAAATCAGGAAAAGTTATCATTTATAGACCAATTACTGAACAAGATTATGAGGTGGCACTATCTCAATCTGGAATGCCAAATTACTTATCTAATGCCATAGCCGCGAATACCTTTGATATCGAAAATGATAATTATGACATTAATAGCAATGATTTAAAAAATATACTCGGAAGAGACTTGAACACGATTGAGAATTATATAGAAAATTTGTGCAACAGTAACTTAGTATATTAA
- a CDS encoding glutathione S-transferase family protein, giving the protein METLDLYTFGSPNGIKITVALAEMDVAYNLNTVDITIGEQYDDKFSKLNERHKIPLLADYSVKPEIVLSESCAILLYLADKYHSLISSDYHLRQKTIEWLFYQAATIGPMFGAYGHFSTYAKHKVQDPYPVNRYLNEITTILNYIEQQLNGKTFLIDEQYSIADIAIFPWVIWIINFYHVDKVIDMNNYPAINGWVDRCCNRPKTRVGLDVYNYLNIKNHS; this is encoded by the coding sequence ATGGAAACATTAGATTTATACACATTTGGCTCGCCAAATGGTATTAAAATAACAGTGGCATTAGCAGAAATGGATGTTGCATATAATCTTAATACAGTGGATATTACTATTGGAGAACAATATGATGATAAGTTTTCTAAGTTAAATGAGAGACATAAAATACCGCTATTAGCGGATTATTCAGTTAAACCAGAAATTGTATTAAGTGAGTCTTGCGCTATCTTATTATATCTTGCCGATAAATATCACAGCCTAATCTCCAGTGATTATCATCTAAGGCAAAAAACAATTGAATGGTTATTTTATCAAGCCGCTACCATCGGTCCTATGTTTGGTGCTTATGGTCATTTTTCCACATATGCGAAACATAAAGTGCAGGACCCATATCCTGTAAATCGGTATCTTAATGAAATAACAACAATATTAAATTATATAGAGCAGCAATTGAACGGGAAAACATTCCTTATTGATGAACAATATTCTATTGCGGATATTGCAATCTTTCCCTGGGTCATTTGGATAATTAACTTTTATCATGTAGATAAAGTGATTGATATGAATAATTATCCAGCTATTAATGGTTGGGTTGACCGTTGTTGTAATAGACCTAAGACCCGTGTTGGACTAGATGTATATAATTATCTTAATATAAAAAATCATAGTTAA
- a CDS encoding LLM class flavin-dependent oxidoreductase: protein MKISLCLHTEKNQHNTSYEQAYHQFIELCVMADRAGFHQIWTGEHHAMNFAITPNPLLSLMDIAHRTTSIRLGTATLIAPLWHPLRLAEEIAYVDLACNGRLDIGLSKGAFTYEYQRLMSGLTSDIAGEMLRESVEVIKGLWRGNYAHQGKYWQFPETSAIPHRQLNHPPLWIAAQSPATVDFAIANDCHVQMTPLWFGEEKVNECIDIFHKAKHQYRKPAKLLLLRHVFITRDRRHKETVLKQFSQFYHEFFAWFNQSNPVSYGNLQGEIIKNEMFSPEQLEKNLLIGSATEVVEQLQQYNDQGVSEFALWLANGMSYQDNYQCLKQFSEEVLPHFK, encoded by the coding sequence ATGAAAATATCATTATGTTTACATACAGAAAAAAATCAGCATAACACGTCTTATGAACAGGCTTATCATCAATTTATTGAGTTATGTGTTATGGCTGATCGAGCCGGATTTCATCAAATATGGACTGGTGAGCATCATGCTATGAACTTTGCAATCACCCCCAATCCGCTGTTGAGTTTGATGGATATTGCCCATCGAACGACATCGATACGGTTGGGCACTGCAACGTTGATAGCACCTCTGTGGCATCCGCTCAGATTAGCGGAAGAAATTGCTTATGTTGATTTAGCCTGTAATGGTAGGTTGGATATCGGATTATCGAAAGGTGCTTTTACCTATGAATACCAGAGGCTAATGTCTGGATTAACGAGTGATATTGCTGGCGAAATGTTGCGTGAGAGTGTGGAGGTGATAAAAGGTTTATGGCGAGGGAACTATGCTCATCAAGGCAAGTATTGGCAATTTCCTGAAACCTCGGCGATTCCTCACCGTCAATTAAATCATCCGCCGCTATGGATAGCTGCACAGAGTCCTGCAACAGTAGATTTTGCCATTGCAAATGATTGTCATGTGCAAATGACTCCTTTGTGGTTTGGAGAAGAAAAGGTAAATGAGTGTATTGATATATTTCATAAAGCAAAGCATCAATATAGAAAACCAGCTAAATTATTACTCTTACGACATGTATTTATCACTCGGGATAGACGACATAAAGAAACCGTTTTAAAGCAATTTAGTCAATTTTATCATGAGTTTTTCGCATGGTTTAATCAAAGTAATCCGGTTTCTTATGGTAATTTGCAAGGGGAAATTATAAAAAATGAAATGTTTTCACCTGAGCAATTAGAAAAAAACTTATTGATAGGCAGTGCTACTGAAGTTGTTGAACAGTTACAACAATATAATGATCAAGGTGTTAGTGAGTTTGCTTTATGGTTAGCCAATGGTATGTCATATCAAGATAATTATCAGTGTTTAAAACAATTTAGCGAAGAGGTATTACCTCATTTTAAATGA
- a CDS encoding tetratricopeptide repeat protein, with protein MRLLKKIMFFQKIFILALISSYANAGNVDNNEGLINSYAISAQQGDVKAQSKLAFLYYKNSNYEKAKKWALIASNNNDSHSQFLLGMMYNHAQGVTLNHEKGVELYQKAADNGSDDAQNIIANFYLYGSEEYGYHKNFTKGISYLKKSAKQDNSDSQYLLYKIYITGDYGQKINEKKALKWQILAAKNGNSDAQNNMGDMYFSGINVPVNYSLAAKWYYKSAIQENNYAIRKLAYLYREGKGVKQSYIYSYMWYKIGGYIVEDIKNKLSSEQIKRADNLVQQCYDTDYKNCCENLLNDEK; from the coding sequence ATGAGATTATTAAAAAAAATAATGTTTTTTCAAAAAATTTTCATACTGGCATTAATCTCAAGCTACGCTAATGCGGGTAATGTTGATAATAATGAAGGGCTTATTAACTCCTATGCCATCAGTGCGCAACAAGGCGATGTTAAGGCGCAAAGTAAATTAGCATTTTTATATTATAAAAACTCTAATTATGAAAAGGCAAAAAAATGGGCTTTGATTGCATCCAACAATAATGACTCTCATAGTCAATTTCTTTTAGGCATGATGTACAATCATGCACAAGGGGTAACATTAAATCACGAAAAGGGAGTTGAGTTATATCAAAAAGCAGCTGATAACGGTAGTGATGATGCTCAGAATATTATAGCGAACTTTTATTTATATGGATCTGAAGAATATGGCTACCATAAAAATTTTACTAAAGGTATTTCTTATCTAAAGAAATCAGCAAAACAAGACAATAGTGATTCTCAGTATTTACTTTACAAAATATATATAACAGGGGATTATGGTCAAAAAATCAATGAAAAAAAAGCATTGAAATGGCAAATTTTAGCTGCTAAAAACGGCAATTCTGATGCTCAAAATAATATGGGAGATATGTATTTTTCTGGAATAAATGTACCTGTAAATTATAGTTTAGCCGCAAAATGGTACTACAAATCAGCTATACAAGAAAATAATTACGCCATTAGAAAACTTGCTTACTTATATCGAGAAGGTAAAGGAGTAAAACAAAGTTATATATACTCATATATGTGGTATAAAATTGGTGGTTATATTGTAGAGGATATCAAGAATAAATTATCATCTGAACAGATAAAGAGAGCGGATAATTTAGTTCAACAGTGTTATGACACTGATTACAAAAATTGTTGTGAAAATCTTCTTAATGATGAAAAATAA
- a CDS encoding efflux RND transporter permease subunit — protein sequence MSQFHPSRTQVLVDHIARLLIQWRRPLGALFFLLTLLFSYTALQTRFDPGFTKLIPMKHEYMQAFMEHSAKFTGANRIMVSLQWNGEGDIYNPEFLARLRSATDEVFFTPGVNRTTVRSLFSPEVRYLEVTEFGFMGDVVIPSRFTADKAGLDKVRSNVAKSGQVGNLVANDLKSAMVQAELLDTDPRTGEKTDYAKVAAHLEKIRAELSGAGIEIQIIGFAKVMGDVMDGLMTVLLFFVVAFVITLLLLWHYSLSIKLTLLAITVALLPVIWLLGILPLIGYGIDPMSVLVPFLIFSIGVSHAVQMTNAWKLDVLAGNGPELAAANAFRRLAIPGTVALLANALGFMVIMVIDIPIVHELGVTACLGVALMIITNKMFMPIILSHLKLEKMALRRDEHSEDEGGGREKRHSLWWAVSALATPKPAKISVLVMIVLLGLGTWQSRSLLTGDVGTGVPELRDDSRYNRDNDTIVANYSIGMDVLAVYLETRNREEACLDWQIMNAVDRFDFYMRGVDGVRSITTTAGTAKLYVSGNNEGNPNWRTLQRSESALLAGSHAAQPSLGLNDNGCQTINMMVYLEDHQDATLKHVEQQIRRFIDNESLPDAQFRLLGGNAGVAAATNQAVEKAEAQMLISIFGAISLLCWLTFRSMKAVLCVILPLMLVCILCNALMALLGIGLKVATLPVIALGVGVGVDYGIYIYERMQHALNRHTPLREAFYDAMRSRGTAAVFTAVTMSIGVGTWAFSALKFQADMGILLAFMFLVNVLGAIFLLPALACLLGAGAVKLSPPATNAAESTAPTISTANTSGQAGH from the coding sequence ATGTCACAATTTCATCCCAGCCGTACCCAAGTCTTGGTTGACCATATTGCCCGGCTATTGATCCAATGGCGTCGCCCCCTTGGCGCCCTGTTTTTTCTACTGACACTGTTATTTAGCTATACCGCATTGCAAACCCGCTTTGATCCGGGGTTTACCAAGCTTATCCCCATGAAGCATGAATATATGCAGGCATTTATGGAGCACAGTGCCAAATTTACCGGTGCAAACCGCATTATGGTCAGCCTGCAATGGAACGGCGAAGGCGATATTTATAATCCGGAATTTCTCGCCAGACTGCGCAGTGCCACCGATGAAGTGTTTTTTACCCCCGGAGTTAACCGCACCACAGTGCGCTCCCTATTCTCCCCTGAAGTGCGCTATCTGGAAGTGACCGAATTTGGCTTTATGGGTGATGTGGTGATCCCATCACGCTTTACCGCCGATAAAGCTGGGCTGGATAAAGTCCGCAGTAATGTGGCCAAATCTGGTCAGGTGGGAAATCTGGTGGCCAATGATCTGAAATCCGCCATGGTGCAGGCAGAGCTGCTTGATACTGACCCTCGCACCGGCGAAAAAACGGATTATGCCAAGGTTGCAGCCCACCTAGAAAAAATCCGCGCAGAGCTATCTGGCGCCGGGATTGAGATCCAGATTATCGGCTTTGCCAAAGTAATGGGCGATGTGATGGATGGCCTGATGACAGTGCTGCTGTTTTTTGTGGTGGCATTTGTCATCACTCTGCTACTGCTGTGGCATTACAGCCTGTCGATTAAACTGACATTGTTAGCCATTACGGTTGCGTTGCTGCCCGTTATTTGGCTGCTGGGTATATTGCCCCTGATAGGCTATGGCATTGACCCTATGTCGGTGCTGGTACCCTTTTTGATTTTCTCCATTGGCGTATCCCATGCGGTGCAGATGACCAATGCTTGGAAGCTTGATGTCCTGGCAGGTAACGGCCCTGAGCTGGCTGCGGCCAACGCCTTTCGTCGCCTGGCGATCCCCGGTACAGTCGCCCTGCTGGCCAATGCGCTGGGCTTTATGGTGATTATGGTGATCGATATTCCCATTGTGCATGAATTGGGGGTGACGGCCTGTCTTGGGGTCGCTTTGATGATCATCACCAATAAGATGTTTATGCCCATTATTCTCTCTCACCTGAAGCTGGAAAAAATGGCGCTGCGGCGGGATGAGCATAGCGAGGATGAAGGCGGCGGCCGTGAGAAACGTCATTCACTCTGGTGGGCCGTGTCGGCGCTGGCAACACCCAAACCGGCCAAGATCAGTGTACTGGTGATGATAGTGCTACTGGGACTGGGCACTTGGCAGTCCCGTTCATTGCTGACCGGAGATGTGGGAACCGGGGTGCCTGAGCTCAGGGATGATTCGCGTTATAACCGCGATAATGACACGATTGTGGCTAATTACTCCATCGGTATGGATGTGCTGGCGGTCTATCTGGAAACCCGTAACCGGGAGGAAGCCTGCCTTGATTGGCAAATAATGAACGCTGTGGATAGGTTTGATTTTTATATGCGCGGCGTGGACGGTGTGCGTTCCATCACTACCACAGCGGGCACCGCCAAGCTGTATGTCTCTGGCAATAATGAAGGCAACCCTAACTGGCGCACCCTGCAGCGCAGTGAAAGTGCCCTGCTGGCGGGTTCCCATGCGGCGCAGCCATCATTGGGGCTGAATGACAATGGCTGCCAGACCATTAATATGATGGTGTACTTAGAGGATCATCAAGATGCCACCCTCAAGCATGTGGAGCAGCAAATCCGCCGCTTTATCGATAATGAATCTCTGCCTGATGCCCAGTTCCGTTTGCTGGGTGGCAATGCTGGCGTCGCCGCGGCCACAAATCAGGCCGTAGAAAAAGCCGAAGCCCAGATGTTGATCTCTATTTTTGGCGCCATCAGTTTATTATGCTGGCTTACTTTCCGCTCGATGAAAGCAGTGCTGTGCGTGATTTTACCTCTGATGTTAGTTTGTATTTTATGTAATGCCTTAATGGCATTGCTCGGCATTGGCTTGAAAGTAGCTACCCTGCCGGTTATCGCTCTGGGAGTTGGCGTCGGGGTGGATTATGGTATTTATATCTATGAACGGATGCAGCATGCGCTTAACCGACACACGCCCCTACGTGAAGCCTTCTATGATGCCATGCGTAGCCGGGGCACTGCTGCGGTATTTACGGCAGTGACTATGTCCATTGGTGTCGGGACCTGGGCCTTTTCTGCGCTGAAGTTTCAGGCCGATATGGGCATTTTGTTGGCCTTTATGTTCTTGGTCAATGTGCTTGGTGCCATCTTCTTGCTACCTGCATTAGCCTGCTTACTAGGCGCAGGCGCAGTCAAACTCAGCCCACCGGCAACAAATGCCGCTGAGTCAACAGCACCGACTATATCAACGGCGAATACCTCAGGCCAAGCGGGACATTAA